The Gammaproteobacteria bacterium region GATCGCGTTGTGGCTTTTCTTCCGGCAAAAGCGATTGGCGCCACGCTGGTATGAAAACTCCATTAAAGTCATCAAGATCGCAAAATACCTTTGTTACATCAACGGGATTTGCGGTATTCATTGATGTGCTCCAGTGGTGAAGGATAATGGATACAGGCACTTATCTTGTATCTTACGTCGAACTCAGGTTAGGTAACAAATTGAATCAGGTCATAAAGAATATTTCTTTATGCGTGTGCAAGAAAGTTCTTTAATCCTTTTGGTAGAGAGTTCTTCAGAATTTTAGTTTTTTATTTTCTCTCGGCGGGCACGTACCGCGTGGGCCAATTCTTCCAGTAGTCCGACAGTATCCTTCCAGGCAAGACAGGCGTCGGTGATACTTTTGCCATACACCAACGGTTGGCCAACTACGACGTCTTGGCGCCCTTCTTCCAAGTGACTCTCCAGCATTATGCCAAAGATGCGACCATCACCTTCTGCTACCTGATGGGCTACATCTCGGCACACCTGCGGTTGGAGGAGTGGTTTTTTGTTGCTATTGGCATGGCTGCAATCGATCATGATGCGGATCGGCAGTTTTGCCTTCTGTAATCCTTCCGAGGCCTGTTGTACACTGACCGCATCGTAATTGGGAGCTATCCCACCGCGAAGGATGAGATGGCAATCACGGTTCCCCTCCGTAGAGAAAATGGCCGAATGCCCCCCTTTGGTCAGAGACATAAAGGCGTGAGGACTGGACGCAGAGCGAATAGCATCGATAGCAATTTGTAGATCGCCATTGGTGCCATTCTTGAAGCCTACTGGACATGACAATCCCGAGGCTAATTCTCGATGCGTCTGACTTTCCGTGGTGCGTGCCCCAATTGCCCCCCAACTAATTAAATCAGCTACATATTGAGGGCTGATCAAGTCCAGGTACTCCGTTCCGGCAGGTATCCCTTGTTCCGCCAAATCCAGTAACAAGCGGCGCGCCATACGCAATCCATCGTTTATGCGAAAACTGCCGTCTAGGTAGGGATCGTTAATGAGCCCCTTCCAACCCACAGTAGTTCGTGGTTTTTCGAAGTAGACCCGCATCACGATGATGAGGTCTTTGTTTAGCGTGTTGATGTGCTCCTTGAGCCGATTGGCGTAATCACGGGCGGCAGCGGGGTCGTGGATGGAGCATGGGCCAGTCACAACCACCAACCGGTCATCCGTCTCTCTCAGGGCACCTTGGATCGCACTACGGGTCTCGTAGACGGTTTGCGACGCCCTCTCCGAGACCGGAAACTCTCCATGGAGCTGGGCGGGAGGGATAACCTCCTGGATCGATTTGATACGTAAATCGTCGGTCTTGTAGTGCATGGGGGATCGGGGGGTTGGGTAGGATCGAAAGTCGGTTGTAAAAATTTTTTATAGTCTAACACTACGATAGCTTTGTTCAACGACCGCACTTATAGAATGGATTCATGAGTAAGAATGGTTTGTATTATCATGCGTCTTCTGGTTAACGCCTACAGAAAGTGACACCATGAGTGAAAACAGAGAGTTGCGAAAAGTTGGTCTCAAGGCTACCCTTCCTCGCCTTAAAATTTTGCGTTTATTCGAGACAGCTAGTGCGCAACGTCACCTAAGCGCCGAAGATGTCTACCGAGAGCTGGTTGCTGAGGGAGAAGACCTCGGGCTTGCCACGATTTATCGAGTGCTTACCCAGTTCGAGGCTGCAGGGATCCTGACCCGCCATCACTTCGAGGGAAACCGTGCCATCTTCGAGTTGAACCAGGGACGGCACCATGATCACCTCGTCTGCCATCAGTGCGGTAAGGTGGTGGAGTTCTACGACGCTGAGATCGAACGCCGCCAAGAGGTAGTCGCTCTAGGGCGTGGATTTCGGGTACGAGACCATTCCCTCTATCTCTACGCTGATTGCCTCGATCCCCATTGCCCCAATCTCCAAACCGCTATGGATCTGGAGGCCGAAACAAAAACAGAGGTGAAAACCGGGGCGGAAATAGAATAAACCAAGAATCTGAGAGCGATAACAACATCTATGTCGTTTCATGTGCTGTTATATGAGGCGGATATTCTTTGTCGAGGACCGGTGCTCCGCAATAGAT contains the following coding sequences:
- the aroG gene encoding 3-deoxy-7-phosphoheptulonate synthase, Phe-sensitive, which translates into the protein MHYKTDDLRIKSIQEVIPPAQLHGEFPVSERASQTVYETRSAIQGALRETDDRLVVVTGPCSIHDPAAARDYANRLKEHINTLNKDLIIVMRVYFEKPRTTVGWKGLINDPYLDGSFRINDGLRMARRLLLDLAEQGIPAGTEYLDLISPQYVADLISWGAIGARTTESQTHRELASGLSCPVGFKNGTNGDLQIAIDAIRSASSPHAFMSLTKGGHSAIFSTEGNRDCHLILRGGIAPNYDAVSVQQASEGLQKAKLPIRIMIDCSHANSNKKPLLQPQVCRDVAHQVAEGDGRIFGIMLESHLEEGRQDVVVGQPLVYGKSITDACLAWKDTVGLLEELAHAVRARREKIKN
- the fur gene encoding DNA-binding transcriptional dual regulator Fur, whose product is MSENRELRKVGLKATLPRLKILRLFETASAQRHLSAEDVYRELVAEGEDLGLATIYRVLTQFEAAGILTRHHFEGNRAIFELNQGRHHDHLVCHQCGKVVEFYDAEIERRQEVVALGRGFRVRDHSLYLYADCLDPHCPNLQTAMDLEAETKTEVKTGAEIE